The nucleotide sequence TAAGTGGGGAAGGCACTAAACAAGTAAACATCAAAGAAGATGGGGAAACAGTACTGCTTTACACTTGGGGTTTTGAGCAGAAGTTGTGAGGGGCGAGGCCATGCAGCTGTCTGGCAGATGAGTAGTTCACACAAAGGGAGCAGCAAGAACAAAGGTCCAGAGATGGGAGTGCTCGTGAGGTGGCTGAGGAAAATTGTGTGCATGACGAATTGAGGTTTGACAGAAACATGGGAAACTGAAGGCGGATGTGGGTATACTAACACCGGGTAATTACTGTCAGTGAGGCTGACCAGGTCTTTCTGGCCAGGCTCTTCTGAACAAGCTGGCACTCCAGTTCTCTGTCTTTCCTTACCAGGGCTCAGCCAGTAATTGTCTTTATTCTAATAAGGAAACAAAGCCAGCATGAGTTTTTTGTAAGCAGTGGAACAATGATTCAGAAAAGCTAACTTTTAAGAACAACCTCTGGTATCTCGATGGGCCTGTTTCTAGGAGCAGACAGTTTGAATTAAAGTCTGTCCTGGCACCAGAGACTCCAATGGCAGTCCTCTCATCCACGAAGACAGAGCTGGTGTCTTCATTGTTGCTCTTGAAACCTCAAATAACCTCCGGGTGTTCTGGTTTGACATTTACTCTGGAAGTTTATTTGATATTGATCTACATTTCCTCCATTCAGGTTTAACTCATTCGTGATATGTAAAGGAGAGCAGTAACAGGACAACTTAAAAATATCTCCTTAACCCCACAACCAGATAATTTATTGCCCATATTATGAAGGCACTCTCAGGGGttcaatttgacaaatttttattTGGGAGACAATGCAGCACAAATAACTATAATGACTAGCAGTGAGGGGAAAAACTATGATATAGAAAAGGGGACcggtaaactttttctgtaaaggatcaGATACTAGGAAATAGTAAAGTTCGTGCAGGCCAAGAGGTAAAATCAGGTATTATGTCAGTAGgaatataataataaacacatttccatattttttgatgaaattcaaaacaGAATATTGAGCATAATCATTTTGGAACTGCAGGTCTATTAGTGAGAAAATTGAATTCTTTATTGCAataacatttttggaattttgCTTAATCGGGGTGGAAAATGTGTGTCCTAAAATCACTTTAATTGCAAATGTTCTTGACTCACAGACAATACAAAAATAGGCAGCAGGTGGATTTGGCCTTTGGGCCATATTTTGCAAACCTCTGAtatagaaaatatgattttaattttcagttttccgGGAGGTTCCAGCTGAAGTTATAacgagaagagaaaaagaaaatgggaagctTAAGTGTTGAAAGATATACATTGACCTTATTTGAAGATTATATGACATATACCTATAAAACCAACAAAATCCACCAAGTATTAGAAGTAATATCattataactaataaaatatttcatcaaggGGAACTAGAGATACATTTACACAAATCAATAACATTTCTCTATACCAGCAAAATCTCACGATAATATCAAATGGTTAAGAAAAACTGTGACAGTATAAAGGAATTAACCAAGAGCACACAAGAAGACGACcaaggagagaattttaaaacatctaagCGAAGACATAGAAAATGATCAGAATAAATTGACAGACACGGGACTCACTTGGTTTTGGCCCAGTGAGCcctgtgtcagacttctgacctccaagaCTGTAGTATAATAAGCTTGTGCTTTTaggccactaagtttgtggtgattgTTCCAGCACAAACCGGAAACTAGTTCAGAACCCATTTCTCCTGTCCAGCTTGATGCCATGAATAGAGCTTCCTCACCATATTTCTGATGCACAGGCAGTTTTCTGCATATATTGTTAACTCTTGAAAGGAAGTATGGCGTACGTGGTCTGCTGAGTATCTTAAATCACACTTGCCTGTGGTGTCCTTGCAAcagatttatttccctttctttaacCAACTCAATTCTTTTTTTAGACCTTAATAATGTATTGTTGGACAGTGAGGTGATAGTTTGGTGATAAGGAATTAATACGAAAACAACTTAGCTTTTAAATGTCATGGTAGAAAATCCCCAGTGGGACTTGGCTGTGAATGTGGCACTCCAGTCCCCGAGCAAAGTGTACCAAGAATCAGCAACATAGTACCTGTTGGTGGCTGATTCCACCATAACTTTCATTTGATCCCTGATTTTATGAGACAGTCCAGAAAATTAAAGCTCaatgtctttctctctgtgtgtcttttaggTGAAATGATAACTTCTCTGGATTGATGCCAGCAAGACGGTGGAATTGGAGTTGCCAACCCTCATTCCTTCACAGAAACACCTATTTTAACAAGCACTCATGGATGAGAATACTTTATGGGAATCCAGGATTACAAAAGAGAGGTTCCAGCACCCAGGTAGAGCAAAATAATTCAAGACATTGATGCACTGATGTAAGAAGACCAATTTCACTTTACCTGTGTCACCCCGCTCCCAAGATAGCACAGCCTTGAAATCTCTGGGAGCCTGTTAGAAAggagaatctcaggccccaccccagacatgCTAAATCAGAGCCTGCACTTTAACAAGACccccaggtgatttgtatgcacattaTGAGAAGCATAATATTGTCATACATATAGAACGTAAATAATAGATTGCATTGTTTTGTGTGCTATTTACAGTTGATATGAATGGTGTCATGCTGCACATATCATTCAACAATTGGTTTTTGAGATATAAGAATGCTAATATAGATCTTGTCCATTCCTGTCCAAATAGACAGAGAAGCTGGCACAGCTTTGCTAAGGGAGGTCTGCTCTGCCTGAAGCCTCACTCTAAGTTGAGTGAGGGTCACTGCTTCTTTATCCCAAAGTGAAGCGGTTGTAAATTGTGGCTGTGAAGTGGAAATCTAGGCTTAGTAGGAGATAATACTGCTGCCAAACAAAGAAGGGATTAAGGGCCCATCCCACCCAAGTCCATTGCTTTAGATGGCCTCAATGCAGCCACCATTAAACTAAGAAAAGGGGATGAGATGGGCAGAACATAAAGGCCAGTCTAGAAAATACCAGAGTTTCCAGGTTTAACTCTGTGTCTAGATAAGATTTTTGGTGTCTGGTTATCTGCACACTGAGAAGTCAAGAGGCAAACACATTAGAAGCCTGCCAAATATCCGAGGAATTTGCGTTGCCAAAAGAAATTTAGGTCTAGCCTATAGCAAAAGTAAGTGACCCTTTAATCTTCAAAGTAACTTCTTTGACCCTGCACAAGAAAAGTGTGGGTGTTGACAATGGGGATAATGGACAAGGAAGCACCTCCCAGACCTGGGGCCAGAGGACAGTGGGCACAAGACCATGCTTCCACCCCATTCTATTTCCCCTTACTTCAGACAACTCAGCTTTAGCCACAAAGGTGAGAGCAATGTCCTTGGGTTGATGGAGAAACAAGATAGAACTGGGTTTTTGAATGAGTACCTGGGACAGACCTGTGGCCACGTTAGAACACTCATTTCAGATTATTcataggaaaatgaaattaattcttCATTAAACTATACTAGACTATGGTTGGGTCTCTTTTTTAATGGGACTCTAGCTATATAAACTAATGAAATGTCCAAACGGTGAAATGTATCCTTCCCCACTAAGCTGGTCCCTCAGCTGACAATAGTAATGGCAATTCCATCCTCCCCTTTGCTCAGGCCATGAGCCTTGGAGACGTCCTGGGTCCTAGTCCCTACAAGATGCAAAGCACTAAATCAGGCCCTGTATTTGTGATTTAGCTTGGTGCTTCCCAGAATTCCAGGGCACATGTGCATAGAGTGGGCCTGAGTTCTAGTCCTAAAAATGTGAATATTCTTCTAAGACCATCAGGAACATACCTGTAGTTGAACAGGGTTGGGTTCATTGTCGTAGCTAGGCAGCATTCACCGGGGGACCCGTGGGTGACTTTGTTATGTTGATGTCTTATGAGATTATGTCCTCAGAACCACCTGGCTAGGCTCTGAGCACCAGGCCATCTTGTGATAACATTGAAGCCCAGCTACGGGAGTCAGGTCAGTTCCAGGGTGGTGGTGTCTCCTTTGCAGGCCACAGACTGTCCGCTTCTTTCTGTGACCCCTGGTGAGAGAGAGGAGCTGACCTCAAGTTCATTCTGGTTCAACCCCTGCTTCTCAGAGGCACATACATATCTTAGTCTGCATCCCTGCCTGGCCATTTTGACACTTGCCCCCAAATCTGCATGGGTATCCTGATATACACAGCACTGCTCAGAACTATTTACCCATATCAttcccatctctttctttttcttttctttgctattcttttcttgtctcttcatttcttttcaaaaggaCTGCTCTGCTCTGTTTCTGATCTATACACATCTTTACTCCTTGCTTTTGAgtgtttttaacatttcatgCCCCATTTGCATAAAACGTTAGGAGTGGAGCTGGAGGTTTCAGTGTGAGTTAAACCTGCCATCTTGATCTGGGAACCGCTGCGGGTCTCTTTGTGCCTCCCTCTTGGCTATGGTTTCATCAACCTCCCATCATGAACATGGCCGCCTTGGATTTATTGTGCTTGTAATTTTTCAAACCCTTCTGGGTTTTGCCAAATGTCGGTAAACCAGACCAAGTACTTAAGTCAGGGCCAAGAAGCCTGAACCTAACTTGCTCTTCTGATATGGAGGCAGAGCAAGATATGGGGAGCGTCAGAAGCCTACAGAATCTTCTGTCATTAAACTTAGGTTTGTAATGACTGAGTCGTTCTTCTTGCATAGTAACACCCACCCTCATCCTGCTCTGCCCTAGTACCTTTGTGCAACTTTAACACTGTGTTCATCATCTGATGTTGGGAAAGGATGATAAGTGAAGGAGGaactttaatttccctttctctaAAGTCTGTAAGCTCTCAAAAGAGGAGGTTAATAACATCTACATTGCTAAAGATAGGTATTGCTCACATTTCATGGGATCTCACTTACTATGTTCACAGTAGATAATAGCGGTGGTTGCAGGAGGTTTTCCAAGAGCATGAAAGGACACTGACCATCACTATGATGGATAATGTAGAGAAGCTGGGATGTGGGGACACGTCGTGAAACATGGTGAGTTGGTATCAGCTTCAGCAGCATCTATATGTCAGCACCCCACTGAATAAGAGAATTCTCGGATGGGACAAATGATGGGACATATCTTAGTTTGTCTTATCAGGTCACTAAGAAAGAGACTAACCAAAGGGCAAGCAACACTCATGGGGACAAAACTAATGCAGGGGCCTAGAATCCTGAAACTTGGGGATGATTCTGAGAAGCTAGAGGAAGATTATAGGTACAGAGCCAAGGAAGTCCCCGCATTTGCTTGCTGTCAGCAAAATATCTCTCACATACACAAAGATAAACATCACTGcaagaaaaatcatttattgacAAGGTAGAAGAAGGTCTTACTTATGGCAAGTTCTCCTGGGTATGCCACAGAGAATGAGAAATTTGGAGAAAACCCTTGATTCTTGGCGAGTTAATGAGTCTCCTAGACACTTAGGGAAGATCCTGAAGATGCAGAGATAATGCTTTCATGTGACATAGTGATGGCCATCAGGTCACAGAACTTGTCACAAGATGACGTAGGGACCATGGAAGGGTAATCCTGGAGCTCAGGTGACGAACCATTCACTTAGCACTAAAGAAACAGGTgagaaagagaacacagaaacTCATAAGCACTTCCTGGATTGAACTGAGGACAAAGAGAATTtgtattttggagaaaaaagatgaaggaatagACATTAACCTGCATTCTAACCTATGTTATGTGCCAGAATAGGGGGAAGGAATTTGTTGAGTAgttgatgcctttttttttcccttttgctgcCCTCATTTTACCTTTGCTCAACGTAGTCTATGAAAAACAGAGGAATCAATGAAGGATCCTAGGCTGATTTCTGCCATCCTCAGCATGGGAAGTTCTGAAGAATTTGTGATACATTGAGGAAGAATGGCAAAAGCCATAGCtgccttttattaaatatttattttatgcaacTATCGTTGCTAAAGCCTTCCCATACATTAGCTGAATAAAGCCCCACAATACATCTTGGGTGggaaacagatgaggaaactgacagtCCATTTTCCAGGTTGGAAGACAACTAGAAAGTCAGACAGCTCTATTTGCATATCAACAGTTCAAGTTGTGCAGAGATCAAAGCAAGACATTTTCGCCAAAAATTGGAGGGTGAGATGGCCTTCTGGACTTGGAAGACAGACCACAAACAGAAACGTATTTGAGTTTCATACTCACACATTTactcttttctcatttcaaaattttaagtctTAATTATTTGTAGCACATGAACAATTACTGAGCTCTTTTCTCCAGCGTTATAACCACACAGTAACTCTGTAAGGTAGACATCATAGTTTTCCTTTTAATCGCTTAGGTCATTTGCTCTGAAGCTCACAGAAGGAGTGGGTCCTGAACCCAGGATGTACAACTCCAAATTTCAAGCTCACCTAACTGGATTCCCTACtaaattgctttttattgtaATCTCTGCACATAAATCCTAATACTTTTGAAAGGCAATGATCCCTGGGCCACCCCGTCGCCACCGGAGATAACCAACCTGGATGCCTGGGCCAGTTGCCTCCCTCGGGCGTGGAGACAGCGATCTGCAGAGGCAGAGCAGAGCACAGTCAAACACCAACCCCAGTTAATTTCCCAGACAGAAACCAAATGATTTTCCAGGTTAGAACAAAGGGGACTCATTGGAGGCGTTACCTTTTCTTGGATTTCTCCCTACAGTAGCATGGAAATTTAGGAAGAGAAAACCTAAGAGAGCTAAACTTACCAACTTTTGTCAGATCAACTATGTTTTCCTCAGTAATTCCATATTTTTGGCAAATTTTCCCAAACTTTTTCTTGAGTTCCGGATTCACATCTGGTTCTCGGGCTGTGGGAAGACTGACAATAACTGCTGTGCCTCCTGTATTGGTCATTGAGGTTCACGGCTGTGGGGTGGGTCTCCAAATGGATGGGAAAATGGATGGCGCTGATTGGTGCTTAGGCAGAAGACTTGGGGATGGGATGTAACCTGTCTTGAATTTCACATCTTTAGGATAGCCTTCAGGCATGATGAGAGATTTCATCATCATCCCACCACCGAGTCTGAGGGACTACCCAAGATGACCATCTCTCTTGAAAGGAGGAGAGACATCCCAGGATAAGAATGGGAGTATCACTTTGTTCGcaggtttccttccttcccctgcctcccaaccccaaGGTGAGTGTCAGCATGAAAATACTCTACCAAAGAGTGCCAGCATTTGGAATGTTTGCTCATTGTTGAAACTaatgagatgaaaaataatatagtcaCTATAGACGACTTCAACTATTCGAAATGTAACGAATCCAGCGTCTGCgaaggaaacagaacaaaactcagAATTTCTTCATTCACAGGAAGCAAGTGAAATGCTTTTCCTATTTCTCCCACAGAACAAATTCAAGTGCATATCCTAGAAGACTTAAGGAGTGCTATCTAAGGTCTTCCATTTGCATCTCCCTTGGCTTCGTGTTGTGACTTCTAAGGGGAGAATTGATTCCTGGTACAATTTCTACCACAGGTAATTGACCACTAGTGGCGAAAACCTCAGCTGCATCACCAACTTACCTTCCATCATCCTCCCTAAGACTCACCTACCTCTTTGGCCATCTTTAAGCCCCACTGGCATTTTATACCCAGCACTCTATCCAAGCCATGGTTGTGGCAATGGCCACCAGACACCATCACAAAATGGGCAGAAAATGACCACCTATCCTgacaatttacttttttctatttttgctaattttcttttgttacagGAGGTACATGTGACCAAATTGCCATCTTTATCTGATGGTATTATGTGCCAGGGATTAGTTTTTACACATAAGATTCTCCCAAATTTGGGACATTGGCTATTAGATGACCCCATTTATATCAGCTAAATAAACAGTGATCAGTAATTGATCAAGATCCTAATGATATTGGGGTTTAGTAAATTCCTTGCAGTTGGAAATAGAATtcagaaagacttttttttatacTTACAGATAACATTATATACACCATTCTCTGCTGCTTGGTCACAAAGCCCAGCCATATCAATGCACTCTCCATCTATTCTGTAGAACAAAACGAgctgttatttaatatattttgatggGGCCGGCTCCCTCACTCTACCTGTCACTTGAGTGTCTGATTCCTCTTGACTATTGAACATTTTTGGTACAAATTTGAAACAGctcatatttatattatttcaccTTATTTGATACTTTAATGATGAAACAACTACTGTTACCACTATTCCTCTACCACTACTTCCCACTATCACTATTACTACAGCTACGTGTCTGTATAATTCGCTGAGTGCTCCCATGTGCCAGCCTCTCAGATGAGTGCTTTAAAGACAGACATTACTTCACTCGGTCCTCACAAAAAACTGTGAGAAAGCATTACTGTCACCCACTTTTACCCAAGGGATAATTGGGGTGGAAAGAGATCAATTTTCTAGGTCACAAACTAGTAAGAGATAGACTTGAGAAATAGACAGGCTGTGGATCCCCAATCCTATGCTCCTAACCTATGTTATATTGCCAGACAAATTATGATTCTGTAACTCTCTCCCACTTACCTCCTCTACTCACATTAAAATCTACTCCTGTCACCAATTTTTATCTGTGAATTTAGAAAAGCCCAGGTTCATCAAGTCCTGGATCAATGCTAGATGAACAAGTCTGATCTTGGATACAGGTccacatatatgtgcacatgtgcatgtgtgtgtgtttatgttttgtatgtgtgtttagAGGTCCCAGACCATAATTAggattcttgtttttttgttttgtgtttgttttccagGTAAGAAAGGACAAACTTActttacatgaaatttaaaagtcaGAGAAGAGTTGTCCCAGCCTTGGATATGTTCCATAAAAATCCTCATGACACTGTTTTCTTCTATCCTTTTTTTGACGTCTGAGCCCAAGAGAATGGTATACCAATCCCCTGAAATCTGCAATAAATCAGTAAAAGTATTGGGTAAGAAAAGAAGCATAGGGGACACCACATGGACCCTTGTCTCCTGGAACCTGGCCTGCTGGCCAGGACTCATAATGGTGATGTGAAGATGGAATTAGATGTCAGGTCAATTGACACCACATGTAAGGCTCTTTGCACTGTCCCTCCAGTGAGAATGGAGGACCGAAGTGTTGTCATCGTTTCACATGGTACAATTGCTCTTAGTCCAAGGTCACAACCCTCCTTCTCTGCCTACTATGTCAAAAAACGCCTGCCCCCCAGTAGGGCCACCTTGCTTCAGAATCCTCCAAACCACTCCCCGAAGTCAGACATCACTGTGCTCCACCAACTCTACCTTTGGGATATCAAAGTTGCTTGTCACAACCTCATGGTGTCCTTCCTCATGTGCCCAGACTAGAGTCAGCCCCAGACACAGTAACAGCAGCTTCATCTTGGCAGGTGACAGTAATGACTCGGCTACAGTCCCTTTGAGTGAGTCTTTCCCTGAAGGTGGCTCCACTACCCAGCTCCTCTGCCTTTATACTCATTCTGAGTCCAGTTATTTGTCCATGAGGTGCCAGCTTTCCTCCTCCTACTCCGTGAAATGTCCTGTCATTCACTGGTGTGAGGCCATGATTGTTCCTGCCCTTTTCCTGTTTGGCaatctcatttattttagatCTACTGAGTGACCTTAAATTTCTCAAAACACACACTCAAGAAACATAGTGGATGTTTTAAAAAGGCTGCCATTGGAACTAGTTTTAACTGTTGCTCTGTCTTGGAATCAGAAAGCCAGTTATATGTGGCGGGAATGGAGTAGAACTGAAAAAATAGAATGTGTCAGGCCCCCTGTTCCAGCATTCACATGTGTGCAGAATTACATGAGTTACCCCAGGATAACTAgcctcagaaacaaacaaaaactgtctcTACCAAAGATGACAATACCTATTGCAAAGCATTCAAATAGAGCTGAGTAATATAGGATGGACTAGAATAATGTCTTGAAGGTATAGTGTCTGGTATTGAGCAAATTTAGACTCAGGATGTGTTCCTACATCTACGAGTATACCTATCACTACGTATACCTCGCTATGTACCATAGACCAGTAAGGGAAATGGAGAAGTAGAAGGTGTCTTCCCTTACTTCAGGCAACTTTCAATGAAGATGGAGCCATGCTTCATTTCTCAATAAAAGCTCAATTCTACAAACATGTGAAGTAACCCAATTGAGTGGGACCAAGTCCACACCACTGTGCGTCACAAAAGGGGGTGATGCTAAAGGAGGTGGCATCAGGTAGAAAGTGCTTAAGAACACATGAGTCATGCAGATCTGGGCCTCATTCTTATCTCTGCCATTTCGAAGCCACAAGGACAAATTTAACCTCTTGGAGCCTTAGTGTCCTCTTATTGGGGATAATTGTACCTGCCGATAGATGCTGTAGGGATTCAGTGGAATGATGAGCATAGAATCCTCAGACTAATGTCTGGCACACACATTACCAGACATGTTGGGCTGGTTGGGTCGCAGAAGTTTTCCCGGGGTAGGTGGGACTAGGGGGACGCCATAAACATTAGGGGAGGTATGGAGATGTGGAGAGCCTTTTGGAAGAGGATTCCTGTGAGTTAGGCTCCTGTAACCCCAGTTGGGGCTTGTTAAAAGCTACAGCCTATTTTAGCCTTAAACTAAGTCCCCTATCGCATCCACAAAACAGAAAGAGGCCAGTGTCCTGGGTGGAGCTGGGCACAGGGCAGTGACCCCAGGACCTGTGGCATCTATCTGTGGGCTGCTTTAGAGTCATCCCAGCCCCATGGGGGATCATTCCTAGTTCATGCTCAACCCATATCCAGTCACTGCTCTTTTGAGGTCTATACAACTTTAGGCTTCATGGGCTGGCTGTCGGTTAGGTTGTGCTGTCGGAGCGATAAAGGAACTGAGTATGACACATCGGGGCAAAGGCTGTGTACTTTATTCTCTCTAGTTGATTGTCTCCAAGAATCAATGGCAGCCTATGAGTAACCAGCTTTGCGAGATGAATCCCATTCTTCCTGGGCAGTATGTGATGCTGAGGGAACAGGCAGCTACCCCTGCTGCACACACTGCATCTCgatcccaccccaccaccactccTACTCTGCACCCGTATCAGAGCGCCACATCAGAACTTTCTGTTCTTGGTGGCGATCTGTTTCTTGTTCACCTTTGTACCTCCCGTAGCACCTGATACATCGTATCACCTTTGGAATG is from Rhinolophus sinicus isolate RSC01 linkage group LG04, ASM3656204v1, whole genome shotgun sequence and encodes:
- the LOC141571170 gene encoding salivary lipocalin-like — its product is MKLLLLCLGLTLVWAHEEGHHEVVTSNFDIPKISGDWYTILLGSDVKKRIEENSVMRIFMEHIQGWDNSSLTFKFHVKIDGECIDMAGLCDQAAENGVYNVIYAGFVTFRIVEVVYSDYIIFHLISFNNEQTFQMLALFAREPDVNPELKKKFGKICQKYGITEENIVDLTKVDRCLHARGRQLAQASSAK